One window of Athalia rosae chromosome 2, iyAthRosa1.1, whole genome shotgun sequence genomic DNA carries:
- the LOC105694024 gene encoding sister chromatid cohesion protein PDS5 homolog B isoform X1 gives MSEIVYPQGCRSVTEDLGPDELIRRLKTLAHTLQAMGQDEGMYQQYIPLALHLAEDHFLMHQSKDVQLLIACCIADVLRVYAPEAPYKDAEQVKTIFLFLIKQLAGLKDPKDPAFKRYFYLLENLAYVKSFNMCFELEDCQEIFCALFSLMFKIVNDEHSGKVKSFMLDVLCPLITESDIVGNELLDIILMNIVEPNKTQKKNAYLLAKELVIKCSDTLEPYIQAFFNHVLILGKEEKGLQICKKVYDLIYELNHICPSVLLSVLPQLECKLKSSLENERLGAVALLARMFSEKGSQLAMQHTQLWRAFLGRFNDISVSIRIKCVQYSMHFLLNHPELRKDITDTLKLRQHDADESVRYEVVMAIVTTARRDFEVVSDSEDLLEFVKERTLDKKFKIRKEAMSGLAMIYKKHLNDADVPQATKKAVTWIKDKILHGYYMAGMEDRLLVERLLNTCLVPYQLSPEERMKKLYHLLGTIDDHASKAFVELQKHQLAVRRSVVEWVEIIKKPDSPARDRDLMNKILQISRFLPDPMKVQEFLQKFSAHMKKEPTLLQGMETIVQPNVTCKECAETTSLVLKKLGQPVMTNLYYNTIKMLLERVSSVMIDEEAIRVLIGYVLDCLKGGNVIEEVGLNPNNAGEKGLRLLVMLSFVFGPHFLHADILMRLVNLLELDDEMVAPLVLSIFTFLGKYKSLSDVAPDIMNLMVPMCKTFAETGTPKQAKQAIRCLFVNMANIHDSIFPEIIERIKNTLTPSSEHYRTSIVTLGHIAYNLPDKYQIQIKNMVSRKIVKELLVKENSEQTTDVIEGDWCREELLPEETRCRVEALKCMARWLLGLKTDVLSAQKTFRMLNAFVVNKGDLLQQGRLSRAEMSWLRLQAGCSMLKICEQKGVGDQFTAEQFYNLSQLMVDEVPQVREAFGGKLHKGLGRGIPNKCLPLDFMGYYALAGKEQDKRLRYLLKTYMQTDINKRRDYVKTLSLGTVAKAMGQLPHILPDYMLVFAVPILAHDPEFTNNTDTSQLKIIQQCLWYILEPLITKNEFYCYGFYKNLIERMKSHKDALKPDDDSANYKLWAVCDLAMNLIFTKTTNFDLKEFPSETRIPTMYFKRADELLSNTKSYLPGEMQINMSSPKGKGLLHNSHLGSERPQRKTKAKQQKEVGIGPNETDARLQSGEMECIDAQPAEASETRIQLPGMEDEMEEPPAKRTLRDSDKINLK, from the exons ATGTCAGAAATCGTGTACCCTCAGGGGTGTAGGTCCGTTACGGAGGATCTTGGTCCAGATGAGCTCATTAGAAGACTTAAG ACATTGGCACATACCCTACAAGCAATGGGTCAAGATGAAGGAATGTATCAGCAGTACATTCCATTGGCTTTACACTTAGCCGAAGATCATTTTCTCATGCACCAAAGTAAAGACGTACAGCTATTAATTGCATGTTGCATTGCTGACGTTCTTAGAGTATATGCACCTGAAGCTCCGTACAAAGATGCTGAACAG GTGAAaaccatatttttatttctcatcaaACAACTCGCTGGTCTGAAAGATCCAAAAGATCCAGCATTTAAGCGATATTTTTACTTGCTTGAGAATTTGGCATATGTCAAATCTTTCAACATGTGCTTTGAACTGGAAGATTGTCAGGAAATATTCTGTGCTCTATTTTCACTCATGTTTAAAATAGTCAA TGATGAGCATTcaggaaaagtgaaaagttttATGCTGGATGTCCTTTGCCCTCTTATAACTGAATCAGATATTGTCGGAAACGAGCTGTTGGATATAATTCTGATGAATATAGTAGAACCCAACAagacacagaaaaaaaacgcttACTTGTTGGCAAAAGAACTTGTGATTAAGTGCAGCGATACATTGGAACCCTATATTCAAGCG ttttttaatCACGTCCTCATTcttggaaaagaagaaaagggtctTCAAATCTGTAAAAAAGTATACGATTTGATCTACGAACTGAACCACATTTGTCCAAGTGTTTTGCTATCAGTCCTTCCTCAGTTGGAATGTAAACTCAAAtcatctttggaaaatgagagATTGGGGGCTGTTGCCTTACTCGCCAGAATGTTTTCAGAAAAAGGATCGCAATTAGCGATGCAGCATACACAGTTGTGGCGTGCATTCTTAGGTAGATTTAACGACATAAGTGTTTCAATTCGCATTAAATGTGTTCAGTATTCCATGCACTTCTTACTGAATCATCCGGAGCTCAGAAAAGACATTACTGACACACTTAAATTAAGGCAACACGACGCGGATGAGAGCGTCAGATACGAAGTTGTTATGGCTATCGTCACTACTGCACGAAGAGATTTCGAAGTTGTATCAGATAGCGAAGATCTGTTGGAATTTGTGAAAGAGAGAACTCTAGATAAGAAG tttaaaattcgaaaagaagCCATGTCGGGATTGGCAATGATTTACAAAAAGCATCTCAATGACGCTGATGTTCCTCAAGCTACCAAAAAAGCGGTCACTTGGATTAAAGACAAAATCTTACATGGCTATTACATGGCTGGAATGGAAGATAGATTACTTGTCGAAAGGTTGCTCAATACATGTCTAGTTCCATATCAACTCAGCCCggaagagagaatgaaaaaattatatcacctGTTGGGTACTATCGATGATCACGCGTCCAAAGCATTCGTTGAACTGCAAAAGCATCAACTAGC GGTGCGAAGATCCGTCGTGGAATGGGTTGAAATCATAAAGAAGCCTGATTCTCCAGCACGTGACCGTGACTTAATGAacaaaattttgcaaatatcACGGTTCCTGCCAGATCCAATGAAGGTTCAAGAGTTTTTGCAGAAATTCAGTGCACATATGAAGAAAGAACCAACGCTTCTGCAGGGCATGGAGACCATTGTACAACCAAATGTAACCTGCAAAGAATGTGCAGAGACTACTAGCctagttttgaaaaaactcgGACAACCGGTTATGACCAATCTTTATTACAACACTATCAAAATGCTATTGGAAAGAGTCAGCAGTGTCATGATTGATGAAGAAGCTATTAGG GTTTTGATTGGCTATGTATTGGACTGTCTGAAAGGTGGCAATGTTATTGAAGAAGTCGGCTTAAATCCAAATAATGCAGGCGAAAAGGGGTTGAGGTTGCTTGTG ATGTTATCATTTGTCTTTGGCCCTCATTTTTTGCATGCGGACATATTGATGCGTTTGGTGAATTTATTAGAACTTGACGATGAAATGGTGGCACCTTTGGTTTTAtctattttcacgtttttggGAAAATACAAATCTTTGTCTGACGTGGCCCCTGATATAATGAATCTAATGGTACCTATGTGTAAAACTTTTGCCGAAACTGGTACTCCAAAACAAGCAAAACAGGCCATTAGGTGCTTGTTTGTTAACATGGCTAATATTCATGATTCCATATTCCCTGAAATCATTGAAAGGATCAAAAATACACTTACTCCAAGCTCAGAACATTACCGGACATCCATTGTTACACTGGGACATATCGCTTATAATCTGCCTGACAAGTatcaaatacaaataaaaaacatgGTATCCAGAAAG ATCGTAAAAGAGCTACTAGTCAAAGAAAACAGTGAGCAAACAACGGATGTAATCGAAGGAGACTGGTGTCGGGAAGAACTATTGCCAGAGGAGACGCGTTGTCGGGTAGAAGCATTAAAATGCATGGCTAGGTGGCTGTTGGGACTTAAGACTGATGTTCTTTCCGCCCAAAAGACATTCAGAATGTTGAATGCATTCGTAGTAAACAAAGGTGACCTTCTGCAACAGGGCCGATTAAGTAGAGCTGAGATGAGCTGGCTGAGATTGCAAGCGGGATGCTCAATGCTGAAGATATGTGAACAGAAAGGAGTTGGAGATCAATTTACTGCAGAACAATTCTACAATTTATCTCAGCTTATGGTG GATGAAGTTCCTCAAGTTAGAGAAGCCTTTGGAGGTAAACTGCACAAAGGCTTAGGCAGAGGAATACCAAACAAATGTCTACCACTAGATTTTATGGGGTATTATGCACTTGCTGGAAAAGAACAAGACAAAAGGTTGAGGTATTTATTAAAAACATACATGCAGACTGACATCAACAAAAGAAGAGATTATGTCAAAACATTGTCATTGGGGACTGTCGCAAAAGCAATGG GTCAACTACCCCATATTCTACCTGACTACATGCTGGTATTTGCGGTCCCCATTCTCGCCCACGATCCTGAATTCACAAACAACACTGATACGAGTCAACTTAAAATCATTCAACAGTGTCTCTGGTATATACTAGAACCGCTGATAACTAAAAATGAATTCTATTGTTATGGATTCTACAAAAACCTTATTGAACGGATGAAGAGTCACAAGGATGCATTGAAACCTGATGATGACTCTGCTAACTAC AAATTATGGGCAGTGTGTGACTTGGCTATGAATCTTATATTTACTAAGACAACTAACTTTGACTTGAAAGAGTTCCCAAGCGAAACGCGCATTCCTACAATGTATTTCAAAAGGGCAGACGAGCTGTTATCAAATACTAAGAGTTATCTTCCTGGCGAAATGCAAATAAACATGTCCAGCCCTAAAGGAAAGGGTCTTCTTCATAATTCACACCTTGGTAGTGAAAGGCCCCAAAGGAAGACTAAAGCTAAACAGCAAAAGGAAGTAGGCATTGGACCTAATGAAACAGACGCCAGG CTGCAAAGTGGGGAAATGGAATGTATTGACGCACAG cccGCAGAAGCATCAGAGACTAGAATCCAGCTTCCTGGTATGGAAGATGAG atGGAAGAACCACCAGCCAAAAGAACGCTGAGAGATTCTGATAAAATTAATCTCAAGTGA
- the LOC105694024 gene encoding sister chromatid cohesion protein PDS5 homolog B isoform X2: protein MSEIVYPQGCRSVTEDLGPDELIRRLKTLAHTLQAMGQDEGMYQQYIPLALHLAEDHFLMHQSKDVQLLIACCIADVLRVYAPEAPYKDAEQVKTIFLFLIKQLAGLKDPKDPAFKRYFYLLENLAYVKSFNMCFELEDCQEIFCALFSLMFKIVNDEHSGKVKSFMLDVLCPLITESDIVGNELLDIILMNIVEPNKTQKKNAYLLAKELVIKCSDTLEPYIQAFFNHVLILGKEEKGLQICKKVYDLIYELNHICPSVLLSVLPQLECKLKSSLENERLGAVALLARMFSEKGSQLAMQHTQLWRAFLGRFNDISVSIRIKCVQYSMHFLLNHPELRKDITDTLKLRQHDADESVRYEVVMAIVTTARRDFEVVSDSEDLLEFVKERTLDKKFKIRKEAMSGLAMIYKKHLNDADVPQATKKAVTWIKDKILHGYYMAGMEDRLLVERLLNTCLVPYQLSPEERMKKLYHLLGTIDDHASKAFVELQKHQLAVRRSVVEWVEIIKKPDSPARDRDLMNKILQISRFLPDPMKVQEFLQKFSAHMKKEPTLLQGMETIVQPNVTCKECAETTSLVLKKLGQPVMTNLYYNTIKMLLERVSSVMIDEEAIRVLIGYVLDCLKGGNVIEEVGLNPNNAGEKGLRLLVMLSFVFGPHFLHADILMRLVNLLELDDEMVAPLVLSIFTFLGKYKSLSDVAPDIMNLMVPMCKTFAETGTPKQAKQAIRCLFVNMANIHDSIFPEIIERIKNTLTPSSEHYRTSIVTLGHIAYNLPDKYQIQIKNMVSRKIVKELLVKENSEQTTDVIEGDWCREELLPEETRCRVEALKCMARWLLGLKTDVLSAQKTFRMLNAFVVNKGDLLQQGRLSRAEMSWLRLQAGCSMLKICEQKGVGDQFTAEQFYNLSQLMVDEVPQVREAFGGKLHKGLGRGIPNKCLPLDFMGYYALAGKEQDKRLRYLLKTYMQTDINKRRDYVKTLSLGTVAKAMGQLPHILPDYMLVFAVPILAHDPEFTNNTDTSQLKIIQQCLWYILEPLITKNEFYCYGFYKNLIERMKSHKDALKPDDDSANYKLWAVCDLAMNLIFTKTTNFDLKEFPSETRIPTMYFKRADELLSNTKSYLPGEMQINMSSPKGKGLLHNSHLGSERPQRKTKAKQQKEVGIGPNETDARPAEASETRIQLPGMEDEMEEPPAKRTLRDSDKINLK, encoded by the exons ATGTCAGAAATCGTGTACCCTCAGGGGTGTAGGTCCGTTACGGAGGATCTTGGTCCAGATGAGCTCATTAGAAGACTTAAG ACATTGGCACATACCCTACAAGCAATGGGTCAAGATGAAGGAATGTATCAGCAGTACATTCCATTGGCTTTACACTTAGCCGAAGATCATTTTCTCATGCACCAAAGTAAAGACGTACAGCTATTAATTGCATGTTGCATTGCTGACGTTCTTAGAGTATATGCACCTGAAGCTCCGTACAAAGATGCTGAACAG GTGAAaaccatatttttatttctcatcaaACAACTCGCTGGTCTGAAAGATCCAAAAGATCCAGCATTTAAGCGATATTTTTACTTGCTTGAGAATTTGGCATATGTCAAATCTTTCAACATGTGCTTTGAACTGGAAGATTGTCAGGAAATATTCTGTGCTCTATTTTCACTCATGTTTAAAATAGTCAA TGATGAGCATTcaggaaaagtgaaaagttttATGCTGGATGTCCTTTGCCCTCTTATAACTGAATCAGATATTGTCGGAAACGAGCTGTTGGATATAATTCTGATGAATATAGTAGAACCCAACAagacacagaaaaaaaacgcttACTTGTTGGCAAAAGAACTTGTGATTAAGTGCAGCGATACATTGGAACCCTATATTCAAGCG ttttttaatCACGTCCTCATTcttggaaaagaagaaaagggtctTCAAATCTGTAAAAAAGTATACGATTTGATCTACGAACTGAACCACATTTGTCCAAGTGTTTTGCTATCAGTCCTTCCTCAGTTGGAATGTAAACTCAAAtcatctttggaaaatgagagATTGGGGGCTGTTGCCTTACTCGCCAGAATGTTTTCAGAAAAAGGATCGCAATTAGCGATGCAGCATACACAGTTGTGGCGTGCATTCTTAGGTAGATTTAACGACATAAGTGTTTCAATTCGCATTAAATGTGTTCAGTATTCCATGCACTTCTTACTGAATCATCCGGAGCTCAGAAAAGACATTACTGACACACTTAAATTAAGGCAACACGACGCGGATGAGAGCGTCAGATACGAAGTTGTTATGGCTATCGTCACTACTGCACGAAGAGATTTCGAAGTTGTATCAGATAGCGAAGATCTGTTGGAATTTGTGAAAGAGAGAACTCTAGATAAGAAG tttaaaattcgaaaagaagCCATGTCGGGATTGGCAATGATTTACAAAAAGCATCTCAATGACGCTGATGTTCCTCAAGCTACCAAAAAAGCGGTCACTTGGATTAAAGACAAAATCTTACATGGCTATTACATGGCTGGAATGGAAGATAGATTACTTGTCGAAAGGTTGCTCAATACATGTCTAGTTCCATATCAACTCAGCCCggaagagagaatgaaaaaattatatcacctGTTGGGTACTATCGATGATCACGCGTCCAAAGCATTCGTTGAACTGCAAAAGCATCAACTAGC GGTGCGAAGATCCGTCGTGGAATGGGTTGAAATCATAAAGAAGCCTGATTCTCCAGCACGTGACCGTGACTTAATGAacaaaattttgcaaatatcACGGTTCCTGCCAGATCCAATGAAGGTTCAAGAGTTTTTGCAGAAATTCAGTGCACATATGAAGAAAGAACCAACGCTTCTGCAGGGCATGGAGACCATTGTACAACCAAATGTAACCTGCAAAGAATGTGCAGAGACTACTAGCctagttttgaaaaaactcgGACAACCGGTTATGACCAATCTTTATTACAACACTATCAAAATGCTATTGGAAAGAGTCAGCAGTGTCATGATTGATGAAGAAGCTATTAGG GTTTTGATTGGCTATGTATTGGACTGTCTGAAAGGTGGCAATGTTATTGAAGAAGTCGGCTTAAATCCAAATAATGCAGGCGAAAAGGGGTTGAGGTTGCTTGTG ATGTTATCATTTGTCTTTGGCCCTCATTTTTTGCATGCGGACATATTGATGCGTTTGGTGAATTTATTAGAACTTGACGATGAAATGGTGGCACCTTTGGTTTTAtctattttcacgtttttggGAAAATACAAATCTTTGTCTGACGTGGCCCCTGATATAATGAATCTAATGGTACCTATGTGTAAAACTTTTGCCGAAACTGGTACTCCAAAACAAGCAAAACAGGCCATTAGGTGCTTGTTTGTTAACATGGCTAATATTCATGATTCCATATTCCCTGAAATCATTGAAAGGATCAAAAATACACTTACTCCAAGCTCAGAACATTACCGGACATCCATTGTTACACTGGGACATATCGCTTATAATCTGCCTGACAAGTatcaaatacaaataaaaaacatgGTATCCAGAAAG ATCGTAAAAGAGCTACTAGTCAAAGAAAACAGTGAGCAAACAACGGATGTAATCGAAGGAGACTGGTGTCGGGAAGAACTATTGCCAGAGGAGACGCGTTGTCGGGTAGAAGCATTAAAATGCATGGCTAGGTGGCTGTTGGGACTTAAGACTGATGTTCTTTCCGCCCAAAAGACATTCAGAATGTTGAATGCATTCGTAGTAAACAAAGGTGACCTTCTGCAACAGGGCCGATTAAGTAGAGCTGAGATGAGCTGGCTGAGATTGCAAGCGGGATGCTCAATGCTGAAGATATGTGAACAGAAAGGAGTTGGAGATCAATTTACTGCAGAACAATTCTACAATTTATCTCAGCTTATGGTG GATGAAGTTCCTCAAGTTAGAGAAGCCTTTGGAGGTAAACTGCACAAAGGCTTAGGCAGAGGAATACCAAACAAATGTCTACCACTAGATTTTATGGGGTATTATGCACTTGCTGGAAAAGAACAAGACAAAAGGTTGAGGTATTTATTAAAAACATACATGCAGACTGACATCAACAAAAGAAGAGATTATGTCAAAACATTGTCATTGGGGACTGTCGCAAAAGCAATGG GTCAACTACCCCATATTCTACCTGACTACATGCTGGTATTTGCGGTCCCCATTCTCGCCCACGATCCTGAATTCACAAACAACACTGATACGAGTCAACTTAAAATCATTCAACAGTGTCTCTGGTATATACTAGAACCGCTGATAACTAAAAATGAATTCTATTGTTATGGATTCTACAAAAACCTTATTGAACGGATGAAGAGTCACAAGGATGCATTGAAACCTGATGATGACTCTGCTAACTAC AAATTATGGGCAGTGTGTGACTTGGCTATGAATCTTATATTTACTAAGACAACTAACTTTGACTTGAAAGAGTTCCCAAGCGAAACGCGCATTCCTACAATGTATTTCAAAAGGGCAGACGAGCTGTTATCAAATACTAAGAGTTATCTTCCTGGCGAAATGCAAATAAACATGTCCAGCCCTAAAGGAAAGGGTCTTCTTCATAATTCACACCTTGGTAGTGAAAGGCCCCAAAGGAAGACTAAAGCTAAACAGCAAAAGGAAGTAGGCATTGGACCTAATGAAACAGACGCCAGG cccGCAGAAGCATCAGAGACTAGAATCCAGCTTCCTGGTATGGAAGATGAG atGGAAGAACCACCAGCCAAAAGAACGCTGAGAGATTCTGATAAAATTAATCTCAAGTGA
- the LOC105694008 gene encoding 40S ribosomal protein S20: MASLKADHPEKPSQETAPIHRIRITLTSRNVRSLEKVCTELINGAKIQNLKVKGPVRMPTKILRITTRKTPCGEGSKTWDRFQMRIHKRVIDLYSPSEIVKQITSISIEPGVEVEVTIADE, from the exons ATG GCTAGTCTAAAGGCTGATCACCCCGAGAAACCCAGTCAGGAAACTGCACCGATCCATCGCATTCGTATTACTCTGACCTCCCGCAACGTCCGTTCTCTCGAAAAAG TATGCACCGAGCTCATCAATGGAGCAAAAATACAAAACCTGAAGGTGAAAGGACCTGTCCGTATGCCGACCAAGATTCTTAGGATCACAACACGCAAGACGCCTTGTGGTGAAGGTTCCAAGACATGGGATCGTTTCCAGATGCGAATCCACAAGCGGGTTATCGACCTTTATTCTCCCTCTGAAATCGTCAAGCAAATTACGAGCATCTCCATCGAACCCGGTGTAGAAGTTGAGGTTACTATCGCAGACGAATAA
- the LOC105694007 gene encoding eukaryotic translation initiation factor 2 subunit 1 yields MVLSCRFYKEKYPEVEDVVMVNVRSIAEMGAYVHLLEYNNIEGMILLSELSRRRIRSINKLIRVGKTEPVVVIRVDKDKGYIDLSKRRVSAEDVEKCTERFAKAKAVNSILRHVAELLHYDSDEQLEELYQKTAWYFEEKYKKQKASAYDFFKQSVLDPSILAECGLDDHTKEVLLNNIKRKLTSQAVKIRADVEVACYGYEGIDAVKTALKAGLALSTEELPIKINLIAPPLYVMTTSTPEKQDGLKALNDAIEVIKEKITSLGGVFDIQMAPKVVTATDEAELARQMERAELENAEVAGDDDEEEVEGMGDFSGGEGEDGEKEGESQEDD; encoded by the exons ATGGTGCTGTCTTGTCGATTTTACAAGGAGAAATATCCAGAAGTCGAAGATGTTGTCATGGTCAATGTGCGTAGCATAGCTGAAATGGGTGCTTATGTACACCTACTGGAGTATAACAATATCGAGGGCATGATTCTTCTCTCAGAATTGTCCAGGCGACGTATTCGTTCCATTAACAAACTTATCAGAGTTGGTAAAACGGAACCTGTCGTTGTCATTCGAGTTGACAAAGATAAAG GATATATTGATCTGAGTAAAAGACGAGTATCAGCAGAAGACGTAGAAAAATGTACAGAGCGATTTGCAAAAGCTAAAGCAGTAAATTCTATTCTACGACATGTTGCCGAACTGCTACATTATGATAGTGACGAACAGTTGGAAGAATTATATCAAAAAACAGCTTGGtactttgaagaaaaatataaaaagcaaAAGGCCTCAGCTTATGATTTCTTCAAACAATCGGTATT AGATCCTTCTATTTTGGCTGAGTGTGGCTTGGATGACCATACTAAAGAAGTATTGTTGAACAATATTAAACGCAAACTCACATCCCAAGCTGTTAAAATACGTGCTGATGTTGAGGTTGCTTGCTACGGCTATGAGGGTATTGATGCTGTCAAAACTGCTCTAAAAGCGGGTCTAGCTTTATCAACAGAAGAGCTGCCAATTAAAATTAATCTGATTGCCCCTCCACTGTATG tcatgACAACTTCTACGCCTGAAAAACAAGATGGTTTGAAAGCACTGAATGACGCAATCGAAGTTATTaaggaaaaaattacatcgcTTGGAGGTGTATTTGACATTCAAATGGCT CCCAAAGTTGTGACGGCAACAGATGAAGCTGAACTGGCAAGACAGATGGAACGTGCTGAACTGGAGAATGCAGAGGTAGCAGGTGACGATGATGAGGAAGAAGTTGAAGGAATGGGTGACTTCAGTGGTGGAGAAGGCGAAGATGGAGAAAAGGAAGGCGAGTCTCAGGAGGATgactaa